The genomic region CGGGTCATGGGAAATTTGAGACAGGCCCGCCATCTTGAACAAAGCCTCGctctctgagccttggcttcCTCACGGTCAGCCTGGTCCCCGGGATATTTGGCTGACCCAGCGACCACCCTACTTCTGCCTGAATGCTGGGATGTCCCTCAATTGTCTTTGAATGTTAACCCTCCACAGCATGGAGGATTTTTATTTAATCTCCCTTCTAAAGCAGGAATCCCTTTTGTGgcttccatttttaaatgaaactgtTAATGAGTTGAAGCTACTTAACTGTTAACCATAACATagaactgtttttattttattatgaaaaatatgcCCAGTGCCTGGATTCTCCCACTAACCTTTAGATATCAGTACTCGTTACCCTTGAGCACTTTAGCAGGTTTGCCATTAACTAGACCTCAATAgagatgtttgtgtgtgtgaaatgatACAAATCTCAAGTGTACCTtttaatgaattttgaaaaaaggCATACACTTCTGTAACCCAGACTCTCTCAGGACAGGGCACGACCATCCTCCCAGAAAGCCGCCTCGGCCCCTTTCCAGTCGATCTCGCTCTGACGCCCTGGAAGCTGCCCGTGTCctgatttttataataatatcagacaagtcTTGCTTGTCCCAGAGCTTCATGTAAACGGAATCATACGGTGTGTGctcttgtgtgtctggcttcttttatccAAAACAGTGCTTCTGAGATTCATTCACATTGCTTGCTGTAAGCAATGCCTTCCTTTTTCATTGCTGACTTGTgttctgttgaatgaatgagccaTCACTGGCGTCTCCATTCccctgttgaagggcatttgggttgacTCCTGGTTTTCTGTTCTGGGCACAGCCGAGTTTGTGTGGCTTCTGTTTGAAAGTCACCGGCCTCCAGAAGCCGTAACCAGCTGCCCAGCTGAGCTGCTGGGAGCTGTGCCGTGCAGGGGGCTCTTCCTCCTGCTAGACTGACATTGCCTCCCGGGCGCACGGCTCATTGGCCACAGTCCAACCTTGGGCGTACGTGAGAGCAGCTGCTTTTCCATCTGAAAACCCTGCAGCGATGGAAGCGGATTCCAGCTTGCCTGAGCGCCACATCCTCCTTCCATGGTTTGGTGCTGTTTCCAGGCAAAAGAGCCTTGGATAAAAGGTCCTCATGGAATTGTTAGAGGGAAAACGGTCCTTTGGGAAGCAATGGCCCCAGATCCCGCTCTGCCAGGAGGAGCTTCCCGACATCCTGGGGAAAGCTCAGCTCTGGGCAGTGACGTCCAGGAGAACCATCTCGGGCAGGAACGCAGTGCTGGCCTTGGCCGGGTCAAGACAGCAAAGGACAACGAGCAAACAGCTTTGGGGGGAAATAAGAAATAAGAGCCAGAGCTGAGGAgcagagaaatttattttttatcagtcACTAAGTCTTAATGGGTAGGCAAGCTAAGGGGGAAATTACAGCCCCAAGAAATGGGTTTCCATCATTGATTTGGCAATGAGATGTGTGGGAAGAATTCTGATATTTGACAAAAAGAAAGGCCCTCAGAGAACAATAGCAGAGAATTAAGTGTAGAGATAATTGTTAGCAGCAGGCAGGGGTGCTGCAGCAGACAGGTCTGcagaggagggcagggcaggagggcTGGCAGCAGCAGGAGGACTGGCAGGAGGGGGCCACGCACATGGCAGGCTTGCAGCACACGGGCACGCACACGGCGGGCTTGCAGCACACGGGCACGCACACGGCGGGCTTGCAGCACACAGGCACGCACACGGCGGGCTTGCAGCACACGGGCACACAGCAGGCTGCCTGGCAGGGGCTGGGCACGCAGCAGCCCGGGCTGCAGGAAGAGGTCTGGCCACAGGTCACAGGGCAGCACGGGGACTGGCAGCCACAGGGGGAGCAGCTGGTGGCCCCGCAGGCCGACTGGCAGGAGGCGCCCACGCCGCACACGGGCCGGCACAGCAGAGCCACGCAGGAGGCCGGGCGGCAGCAGGGGACCCCGCAGCCCAGGGGTGGGCAGCACGGGGACCCGGAGCAGGCCGGCTGGCAGACAGCGGAGCAGCTGGTGTGGCACATGGTGGGTGAGGGTGGCTGGGGTGTGTGTAAGGAGGAGGACGGGGCTGGTCTGGAGGCTCCATTTCAACTGCAGCCTTTATACCCAGGACCAGCAAACTGGCAACACATAAATACAACTGCTGTCTTCCTTGGTtttgcttctctgagctctctcccagaattgtattttcctgttatggagttttctgttttttgtttggcCCTTGGCTTCGTGACAAATTACATCCTCTTCATGCTCTTGTGACAGTTGGAAACCTGACAGAATGTTTTATTATTGGCTCCCTCTGGATTCTGACTCACACCTTAAATATCACCTGAGGTTCTCTTGTGTGAGTCCAAAGATTTTATCTCCAGATTTTCGCTCTGTGTGTGACTGGGATCCTCCAACGTCTACAAAAGTGTACCCTCCTCCCACATGCCGGGAGGGCTCCCAGTAGACGTGAGGGAGAGCGGAGGGTGGCTAACTCTTCCCCGAGTTCCCGGGCTCTTAGGGCTGGAGATCGAGAGCTGGCAGCCTCCCCGGGAGGACAGGGAGTCAGTGTGTGCACGAGATACGCGAGGGCTTTAGGGTGTGCACCACGGAGAAGATCTGATAGGTGCTGACTGGACCCTTGTCGTGAGAAAGGCTCATAGAGAGAGGAACAAGGTGTGGTGAGTGGTCAGACCCCCTGGATGGACACGCGGGTCCACAAAGGCAGGGCCTGCAGCTGGGCCACGCCCGTGCCCTGGAACGTGTGGGGCCCCAGGGTGAGCGGAGGGTCCCGTGGGAGCCACGGCAGGGGGAGGGGTCGTGGCAGGTGCCGACGGCCGGGCTGTCCTCGGCGTGGAGAGCAGGGAGGCCACGCACCCAGGTTAGACCATCACCGTCACGGAGCCTGATGACGTCAGCACAGGGAGAGCTGGGGCGTGGGTGGGAGCGGCTGCGTGTGGCAGTGGGGCTTTCAAACCGCTTCAcctgggcagggtgggggccATTGCCATTTGTGTCTGGAGCCACCTCTTCTGGGGGCTCCAGCTTGTCCTCTCAAATCCCCCTAAAGCCAGGAGGAAAGGAGTGATGTAGCAATCTCCCACATCTCTGCCCTTGCCAGTGCTTTTACCTATAAAATCTCCATCacgctttggataatttccatccCATATTTTATAAAGAACTCAAAGTCTCCTTTAGTTCACCTCCGCCTCGCCCCTGACAGTGGGGAAGATGTGGGGATATAATGGTGCTTCTGAAAAACTCCTGGAAGAAGTTGCTCAGTTGAAAACCACAGGGCTGGCCCTCTAAGATGTGTTGAAGGAGGTTCCTTACCGGACTGACACACACCCAGCGTGGCACAGGCAGCCACACAGCCGCACGTTTTCACGGGACCAGCTGAGTACTTGTGTGCCGGACCTGATTTGTTATCCCCACTCCTGGATTTTCCATAAAGAGTGACCTCCTTAAGCATAAAGCTCCAGCCTCTCTCGGCACCTGCCCAGCTCCCACACTGGAGAGGGTTGTCTGGGGGGAGGCTAATGGGTGGGCTCTGAGGAGTCTGCCCCTTCTGGGGCTCGGTTCTAGAAGCCACACATCCAAGCTGATGGCTCCCACTGGCCTTTCAGTGATAAGCACGTGGTTCTAGCCCCGCCTGCCTGAAATCTGCCCGACTCATTTGCAGGTTGAATGTGCCCAAAAGACTTCCTCAAACCTCACCTTCCACTGTGTGGATCAGGAACCTTCAGGAAGGCACAAGAGATCAAATAATACAGGAGAATTCTATGGAAAAGCTGTTATCAGACCATAATCCTATGACAAGgaaccacacacacagaaaattgaTGAGGTGTCGGTTTGTAAGCAGTGGTCACCAGGCAGCGCAAGACTATGATTTCTGAACAAAGGAAAGCTCGTGAGTTCCACATACGCCCAGCTCTCTCCCTTGGGTCAGCTCCTCAGATATGCTGCAGAAGGCTGGAGTCGGAACGTAGCGTGCTCAGAGGAGGAGATCAGAGCCTGAGCCACTGAAGCTCCTGGAAACTGATGTGGGATATCAGGAAGGAGGAAGCTGTGCGTGCCGTGGCTCCCGGACGTCTACGCGAGTGTCCCTCAAGGACACGTGGGAGAGGGCTGCACAGGTGCAGGGAAGACCACCTGAGGCCCATCACAGGGAGGCTCCTTTAATTCTGGGGAGTGGAAACCCCTGAGCTCAATAAAGTCTACACCTCACGAGTAATGAACACACCCTAAAGGAACACTCCTCTAGACCCACCCAAGCAGAACCTAAACCAATCATCAACCACACGTGCAGGAAGGAGAGTTTGATGCCGAGTCCACCAAGTTATAGAACTTAGGAAACACCTTGGACTTCCTGTGATCTGCCCTAACAGAGTGTGGAACCAAGCCTACACAAATCCAAGGTGAGCAACCAGTAATAAACTGCCTGCCAGAGCAAGTAAATCAGCAttcagaaaaaggagagaaagtgtGTTAACAAAATGTCAAATAAGCAATAAAAAATCACTAGATACACAAAGTTATAGGACAATGATATtcacagagaagaagaaaaagcagtCAATAAACACCAACCTTGAAATTGCCCAGATGTCAGACCAAGCAAACAATGACATTAAATAACTTATtagaaatatgttcaaagaattagaggaaaatttgaaaaaagcAAGTAttataatgaatggataaagggggaatataaaagagaaatggaatctataaaaatggaaattctgtaactgaaaagcacaatagaagaaatgagaaattcaTTCAGTGGACTTAACAGTAGattgaaaagaacaaaaggagGACTCTCTGAAATAGAAGATACATGGTAGAAACAATTCAATCTGAAGAACAACGGAGAAAGAagaattaagaaaatggaaaagagccTATGGGGATGATATCAAAGtctaaaatacaattaatttaagcctcagaaagagaaaagaagaatatTGAAGCATacaaatttttgaagaaataatagccaaatatttcccaaattttattttttaaaaatttatcagttTAAAGATCCAGATGCTCAGCAAACTTCAAcaagaataaacacaaagaaaagcaC from Choloepus didactylus isolate mChoDid1 chromosome 1, mChoDid1.pri, whole genome shotgun sequence harbors:
- the LOC119529783 gene encoding keratin-associated protein 12-4-like isoform X1 gives rise to the protein MCHTSCSAVCQPACSGSPCCPPLGCGVPCCRPASCVALLCRPVCGVGASCHPGCCVPSPCQAACCVPVCCKPAPAMCVAPSCQSSCCCQPSCPALLCRPVCCSTPACC
- the LOC119529783 gene encoding keratin-associated protein 12-1-like isoform X2 yields the protein MCHTSCSAVCHPGCCVPSPCQAACCVPVCCKPAVCVPVCCKPAVCVPVCCKPAVCVPVCCKPAMCVAPSCQSSCCCQPSCPALLCRPVCCSTPACC